aaaattgtacagTTCAGTAAGTGCCTTTTTTATAGTTCAAGAAGcgatattttattcataaaagtgaTCTACTTGCATATTAAAAAGGTTAAACTAGTCGCTGAGGGGTTTCAGCACCACATCTGCGGTCAGGTCCCAAGAAACCATCACCCTCATACCTTCAGCTGGTGTCACACCATGGTGCATTGTAATATTGTGCAGGCTGTGGTAATTTTGCACTTTTTCAGGTGTGTATACAAGCTTGCCATCAGCCTTTTAGTATACCCAGATCCAGCAAACATGTAGCcttcaggaaaaaaatcccTGAAGATTATTTTATAAACCCTCAGAGAACTTTAGGGAACGTTCAGGAAAAACTTCAGAGAAAGAACAGTTCCCTGAAGGGTATTTTAAAAAACTCCAGGTAAAATGTTCCCAGAAGGTTCACTTaaggttttttaaagaaaaaacatcagtcagctttagtttttatcagCTTACAGTGGTCCAAGGCACTCTTAAATGTTGACCTTACCTAAGAACAAATgggaagtacaaaagtattgatgaagccacaaaaaaaagatcataaacAAAGATCAAATCTGCACATAAGAATGATTCAGGCATGAGGACTGTTCTGCATCAGCCATGATAAACTGATAAATGCCTTATTAGAAAATACCTTTTTTAAGTATTGAGTGCAGTCTGAATTCAAACGTGgagaggcagctttcagtttttatgctccacatatctggaacaaactccaagaaaactgcagatctgctgcaactctcaactcttttaaatcaagactgaagacttttctgtttgccactgcctAGCTGCACTGGAACTTTtatcactgcctgaacatactccaaaactcatgaaacttttaatatcagtcacacatggtgaaaaatgttataatctattgtcatcctgaatttccaccactaagtggcgctataataaaggaacgtgcgttttggctaataactcccatatactttatcgcacattcaaatttatcgcgttcactgagttgtgctgaatcttgTGATATAGACCACGCCCATTTCTGCCTGCCggttgttttttttcgcaaattcgcgaaatgttgcaaacctactttttcgaactcctcctaggcaatttcatcgtttcgCACCagactttgcacacagcatctatggaccctcataacaaaaagttattaaaaaaatttgaTAACCCAAACAATACTCTAGTTATTAAATAACTTCCTGCAGATTTCGTtcaaaacaggaagtgtttgatctctgcaaaattttgggtgatgaccactaggtggagctctttaaattaaagtattttatatctccagatcggttggtcggattaacacaaAACTttgtacaattattgtcaatgccctcctgaggataaccctttaaggtatTACTGATccgcccctaggtggcgctctggaggcagtctaatttaatatttggcactgtgcccacaccataacacttaaggcaatgaaattcatggGGGTGGTATTGACTGGTCCCTGTAACTCACACACCCTGATAGCAGCATGCCCCAACACGTGtggactgcgagggcccgttcagtactgcttgcagtcctagcttaatttttttatatttgaatatgcttttacattttttacatttgtgattttctgactcctctcgtttagtgatatgaaTAGagaatttgatattttaaaaaatacatttaacatttttaaaattttacatttgaatttacTTCTACATTTTTgcctaaatattttatctgcttatTTTTAGTCTTCAATTTTTATATtggaatgtcattttatatatgtctcttttaaatgtttttaatgttttgtgtaaagcactttgaattgccctgttgctgaaaggtgctatacaaataaacctgCCTTGCCCTATGGTAAACACCAATATTAGGCTATCTTGGCTCAGATTTAGAGTGTCTGTGGAGTCAAATAACATATTCATGATCCCATAGACATCAGGAATTATGCTAAACTTTGCAGTTTTGTTAGAGGGGAGGCCCACGGTCTCAGACTTTGAAATCTGCTAATCCTTTGTGTGAACTTGCGCATATTTTCTCCTCAGTCGGTGGCTTCCTGTCTGGTCTCCCGTTTAGCACCATCGCCAAGCACCACGGCTGGGAGATGGCCTTCTGGGTAGCAGAGATCACGTGTGGCGTGACCACGATCGGATTTTTCCTGCTGCGTAACGTCCGCACCAAGATGGGTCACGTGTCCAAGAAGGCCGACTAAAACATCATCACACCTCAACCTCTGCATCCGGAGGACACCTGGAGCCATTGttgtattttcatatttttcttacTTGATTTTTATACCACAGTATTTTCCGTCTaacagaacagaaacaaaaactcAGCTCTGACAAGTTTAGAGCTTTTTCTGTTAAAGcctgttttgaaaggtgcttttttcgaaatacagtatttttttgtaaacagGGCATCTCAACAACTCAACAATGGAATGTAAATGACATAAAGCACATTATGTATGTCATATAATGAAACGGGGCAGAAACACAACTAGAGAAAGGTGACAAGAGCACAAAATTGGTTTAGAAACTGGTCTACTTTACAATATCTGtgtttgaaaaacaacaactttgtaATACTGAATCATGAATGAAATCAATTCACATTTTTTGTAGGAAGCAAAATGTGTGGTCTTACATATGAGAAGAGTCAAAGGCTTGAATAAATTATACTTTGTTGTTAAGTTTTTTTCATTCACTTTTAAGTTTATGCTGAGTCGACTACAGTTAGATTAATCTGTAATTCAATATAGATGCACCCAAAAACAAATATGAAGCTTTAAGAGACagtgtgttatttattttttgagtatttacaaaacaaaacatatttacaatgtGTTAACTGCCGGTCCGATACCAACAtggaaaagaaacagaaatccacttgttttttgtcctttacAGTTGAACTATAACCACCTTAACAGTCGTTCTGGTTAGAAAACACGTCGTATTTTATCTCGTCTTCTGTGGCTCAAGATCCAGCTCCAAAGTTACCAGCTTTCTCTGCAATTTCCAGTGCACTTTTCAGATTCTGATCAAAGAGTTCACACctgaaaatcaaacatttacagtgacATCAGAGGACCGAAGCAACTGGACGTGCAAGTGTTTGAGAGTGGACACTTGATATGTAATCTAaaaagatttctttttttaaagattaggAGACTGATGCTCTCTATTACCTGATTGGCATTTCCAGAGAATAGAATGGGTTCTTGAGGGCAAAATCTGAATAGATCTCATAAATCTTCCTCAATAATGCATCAATACCAGACTGTCGAGGGTCCGCCAGCACGATGAACTTTATCCCTGAAAGAAATGGAATGAGAAAAACATCAGTTTAAAATAACTACTGtcaaacacaaaatgtaaatgtgtcacGCCGAGGGGTCGTTTTATaactgtctcactgtctgtgcttttttttttttgtaatgactCATGACTGACTCACTACTGACCTGTGAGAGTCTGGAAGCAGTGGAGTTTGAAGACGTCCGTTTCAAGCATCTCAATCCCTGAACTGCCAACTTCAGGAGACAGCTGTGAACCTATAGCAAACAACCTGGTGgaggaaaacacacaaagatacGCAACTTAATGCTTGAGATAGGGATAATGATCAGCACAGTCATCAACTTTAACAAACAGACCAAAAATAGCCTATCATGATATATATGAGGCGAATTTATAAGgcttgcagttttaaacatggaCACAGGTGCATATGAAGTGGTTTGGTAGACAGATGCAGTAGCATGTAATTAATTGAGTGAAGCCATTTCCCCATGTGGACACACAGAGGACAGTGAATACAATATTTACTCTGATCACTGACAAATTCCACATAAAAAATGCTTTACTTTTTCACAAGcctaaaaatgtgtgtgaatgtctcCTGTTATGAATAAATGTGTAGTTACAGTCTCTCGTTACAGTATAAATAGAGAAATTGTCTATTGGAAGCCTGAGTCTGGTTATCAGTGTAGAAAACAGGATCTTTGTGTCCCGAGTTAGAAACACATCAGACCCAGAGCTCTCCATCAACCATAGATGTGACTTACGAGTGGAACATGGATGCCAGCATCAGTTTCTCATTGGAGCTCAGGCGTGCCCGTCCAAAGCGAATAGACACTGGATAATTTGATGGATCCTTTAAATATTCGAGGATGTCCTTTCCGTCTGCTGTGTTCTTGCCAAGCACATCAGCTCCATTGATGGACAGCACCGCATGGCCCACTGGAGAatgaaaacacagtttcaaccctctgaaccccaaatgttttaggctctttttatattttactcactgtggccttgtatttcactgcaatatataagctATGCACTTCTAGGAAATCAGCATAAGTATGGctaatgcagtggtggaaaaagtattcagatctcttacttaagtaaaagtactaataccacactgtgaaattactccactacagtaaaagacctgcatccaaaacttactgaagtaaaagtacaaaagtatcaggatcaaaatgtacttaaagtaccaaaagtaaaagtaatcattatgcagaattttctcaaggtagggctcatttaactacatAATATACAGTTATGAGGTTCAATTTTAGGAAAACTAGATGTTGACTAGACTTGATCACGTTTTTATGtgaaatctcgacctgtaaagtaactaaagctgtcagctaaatgtagtggagtaaaaagtaaaatatttgcctcaaaatgtagtggagtaaaagtataaagttacataaaatggaaaatactcAAGAAAGGCAACAGTGTCTTTTGTGCTgtataaccatagactgtataagagTATAATGCCATTATGGTTATAGTCATGCAGCCTGATGGTTAAATACTGCATCTGTAATGTTACAATAAGGCcactttcaatgcaaaattatcATTATAAAAGTATTCCATTCAAAACTATCCAAATAAGTCTAAATGAACGCTTGGTAAATACGATGGTCCatttaaccttctggagtcacaaaaagaaacaaaataactaaaaaatacacaaaatcactaaaaaatacacaaaatgaccaaaattgttacgctaaacatacaagacacaaataaaatacagtcacattagaaaaaaaacagagttggatgacaggatcacacacaatcacaagatcacattaattatttgttttttctttgtttctttttggttcaaaatgctGATCcggtaagtcagaataaaaaatcaattattattatagatatatagattaggttgtgctgaaaaaaaatataccaacatggcatttaaacatttttaggtgGTGTATACAGGaaagatgaaaaggattaataaatgggcaaaatagcccaagactccataagAGTTAATAGTAGCAAGCTAGCTGTTAGCTAGTAATATGAGCTGACGACATGCTAAACGTTACCTCTGATTCCGTCCCGCTGTCCAAAAGATACAACCACCTTTTCATCGTGATGTTTGAGCACTAAATCTAAGGGATAGCTGAATGTCTTCTCGGCCTCTGCTCTCGGAACATAGTTGTCATATTGGTAGATTAAACCTCCAGCCTtgttcaccacatacacactgaagaTCACCATCTTTACACCGTCCAGCCCAGCTGACTGACAGCGGTGTCACATGGTGTCACGTGAcgaaaaactgacaaaatacggtaaacacaaaacaaacagctgatATATAGCTGGTTTGGGCGTtgggtgattttttaaaatcgtCGTATCTCTCTCAAACATGTCGGTAAAACTGTTTTCCAGCAATTTAATTAGATGGTAACAATTAAAACGATAAAACGCAGAACTCAATTTCCCATAATTCCCTCTCCCATTTCCGTATCTACGGGTTGTCTAAGGGGCTCTAGCACGGGTGAACTTCCTTTCGCTCCGACATCTTGACGAGGAAACATGGTGAGGACCATTATTACACGTTTTATCGAAagtaattgcaaaaaaaacaccatgtcTCCGTAACTTGTGTCGATTTGTAATTATTCGGATTATCTGGCGACAGCAATGTGGTTTTCTTAACAACGACAGCAGTGTGTGGAGGAAcattaagttgttaaatttGAGTCATTTAGCGACAGGCTAGTCACCGTTAGCTAGCCAGCTAGCTAGCAAACCCCACCATGCTTTCCTGCTTCACTGTTTACAGAAAACGAGCCGATTAAAGTTGTCACTGATAATTCCACATAAATGCACACATGATAACATTACCTAACGTATTATAACGCATCCTTGTTGTAAGAATAGCTGATGTTAATCGTGAGGCTTGTAAAGCTTCAGGACGCCGACTAGGCCGCCCCATGCCGACCTGCCTGAGTTAACCTCAGGCTGCTGGATCTGTCCATCAGCCGGGTGTTTTCTCTTTTAGCTATAGTCTGACAATGTGAAGGGTTATAactttgtcatctttttttagCCTCCCAAGCAAGACAAGAAGAAGGACTCTGGGAAGTCCAAGAAGGACAAGGACCCAGTCAACAAGTCCGGAGGCAAAGCCAAGAAGAAGGTATACAGCGGCTGTTATTAATCCCGACGTGGTCCTTTATATGTGATGtcgttgctgtttttttgtttttgttttttggatcaGGTCTACTATAAAGCTTTACTCATTGTGTTAATGTTTGTGTGGTTCTGAGCAGAAGTGGTCCAAGGGAAAAGTGAGGGATAAGCTCAACAACCTGGTCCTCTTCGACAAGGCAACCTACGATAAGTTGTACAAAGAAGTTCCCAACTACAAACTCATCACCCCCGCGGTTGTTTCTGAGAGGCTGAAGATCCGTGGCTCCCTGGCCAGGAACGCCCTCCAGGAGCTCCTTGCCAAAGGTGAATTTATCTGCCCATATTCCTGCACAGTGCCCACTGGATCAGACAATTTGAGTGTCGATTGAAGTCTTGATAGGCTGGTTTAATGGGGCTTGCCTTGGGGAGGAAAAATGAGCCCCTTTCACAAATTATCTCTGAATTTTTCAGGAATGTTTCCTGCACAGGTTGATGTATGAATGGGATCAGGGATTGCTATTCAGGAAAATCTACCACCAATTTGCAACCTCAATACCTAGTAATATTgcagagaaaatgctgcaacagCTGTTTTGTGAATGAAAATATTATCATTGCAGGGACAAGCATGCAAAGGATTAGTCTGTCTGACAAAAGTAGCTTCCACATGAACAAGTAACCGATCGCAAGACTCCActaatgctttttttattttatttttttaatttgtgcttGTGTAGATGCTTCTGATTCAAGTATCTATTAAAAGTACTTctgtcaggaagttgttgaatattaaattaacaacatTGGCACTGGACAAAAACAACTCGTCTGTCATGTGCCTGAAAAAGTTGCCTCGTCCCAAGTGTTATAgcgttcaacattattacatagCCATCTGCTGGACCGTCCATCTGAATAGCAGCAACACAGCAATGTTCTGAATGTAGTGCATGTGTCAAAAGTTAAAATCACTAGTGCTGTTTTAACTCTAGTAAGTTACCTGGTACCATCTGTAAAAGAGGCTTTACTAATTGTGTGATTAGGTCATGTCAGttaattttcaccttttttttcaagaattAAAAGGAATTTAATGTCCAGATGACATGGCAGGATGAAGTATACagatatattgcacatgataatgaACGTAATAGTGTGTGGTGTTAAATTGTATTGTACATGTTAATATTAGTCAGTTTTTCTGACATATTGACTTTCTTCTCTACATAAAGGGGAGGagttatacagtattttaaaGTGTAATAGAAGTGAAGTCAGAGCTAGCTTAGTGTTCACTTTAACCTTTTGAGTAATTAATCTGCCAGAACTCATATCCTCATCAGAGGCAACAATAACATGTTTGTCATCTACCATATTGTGATGCAACATTAGGCTCATCCCAACAATATGCCCCAAAGTCATTGGCACTGCTTGTTTTACTGTCGAACATTTATAAATGCTCATGCGCTCCGTTTTCATGCCAAGTGTTATGTGCCAGTTCCATCAGTTGTTCCCCAATGACAGTGATTTTCATGGTTGATATGTAGTGACTGTTGTTGCTAACATCAAATCTTCTCCGCatcattgtttttgtcatttcttttgaACTCCTTTACCCTctttaaaatattcaaagtACAAACTGCTAGATAAAAGCAAGATGTACCACAGTGAATGCTGTTTCAAAGCATTTTTCTGTGGTACATTCTTGTATCCCATCAGATGTCAGGCAGTTTAGATATCAAATGGTGAACTTGGTTCAgtgtctgtaaataaaaatcccGCCACCTGTAACAAATCATCAAAGTTTCATTGCAAAATGCATTATGTACGAACTTTGAATGAATCTGCTTACCTATTCCATTTTAGTGGAGTTTGCACAAAACCACACATTTAGATGTTCTATTACCATTCAGAGATAAATAGCCCTTTTCTATTTAAGGCAAATGGCACAGAAGATGGATGTGAAACTATGTGTAACTGAGGCTTTTAGACACTTAAACTGACATTTGAAATTATCTGTCACCCACATTCACTCTGAGTTGCAGGGTAACTAAAATATGTGAACATGAAATCGTTAATGTGGATAAAAATGAATGTGCTGACAGTGTGGTCCTATTTTGTCTTCCAGGCATGATCAAACTGGTGTCCAAACACAGAGCGCAGCTGATCTACACACGTAACAccaagggtggagatgaggaggcagcagcagagaaggcATAATCAGGTACGACAAACTGGACATTGTGGggtgttttgttttgggttttttttttaagtagcatCCACTGACCTTTTCCACTTTTTCTTGTCTTGCAGGTTCTCCTGTGTTTCCTCTGAGCTGTTTGTAATAAAAGGTGAATAAAAAGTGTAAAGACAAAATCACTGCTgtaattgtttttactgttaatCATGTCCATAACTGGATTACCTGCCAGTTTGGTATTTTCAGGGTATCCGCAGGGTCTTAAATTCTGGATGTGAAATaggtcttaaattgtattcattatggtcttaaaTTTTACTTGTTGAACCTGCAGAGACACTGTATTTTATACAACCAGGTGTGTAGCAGCCAGAAAAAAATACCCAACAAATTTACCAAACATTTGAAAAGGTTAAGAAAATAATAGGGAAAACCTCAAACAGACTAAAGGCTATGAGTAGCTaagagggcttttttttttataaagtcaGGACAACACATGCACTGCAGAGATGGCACAGGTTTGTGGTTCATGGTGTTCTCAGTCAGATCTGATCTTTCTGTGTAAAGTTATGTGCATACTTAACATATTCACATGGATATCTTGTGGCTACTCTGAGCTTTGTGTCTGGTATAAAAGAATACTGCAGGCCTAAACTTTTGACCAAGGTACTTGTTTAAGAAGTGGAGGTCTACCTTGTGCTTTGAAAAAGTTGTAATGAGTTGATTGTACAAACCAGTGTCCAAAATGTTGTCAAAATATGCCAATAATCATGATTGGAGACACTACTTGGGTCTGATGGTGGTTATAACACAAAGCAGGGGCTCCTTGTATGTGCATGGGCAAAAATGGTCCAGAAGGAGTGGATCGTTGTAAAGATGAGGCATATTGCTTCGTTAATGCACTAAAGTTAAAAGGGCCTTATGATGGCAAGATATGCCTTATCCTCTAGCTATGATACATCTTTGTATTTCAACAAAGCAGTGTGGCTCTGTGGGTGGAAAACCTCCCCATGTGGACactaaaagttaaatatttttgaaaatgcatATGCCTTTTACATTGTGTTGGTTCCTTCAAAGCTTTACATTTTTCTCAACGGCACACGGGATGATTGTTGTACTGACTCAGCCTGTGCTGCTGGATGGGTTCACACCtccattgagtgtgtgtgttgcattcaGTTTCTATTGGCATCATCAGTAATGAAAGCCCTCCGTTTCTACAGCGTGTACCTAGTGTTGTCGTCCAATAAATTCAAAGAGACGTCTTGACTTAACTGATCTTGTTTTCAGCGTGAGATGGGTAATTTCTAACTCGGTGCGAGGGATTTATCATTAATGTCTCCCATTTGTCTGCTAAAAGCCACAGGCAGTGAAGGGTTATGAGATATTGATAAGAAATGGCATGAAATGAAGCAATCCCCACTGTCAGATGTTTGCTCAGGGCATGAAAGACACAGGAGTCTTGTGATGGATGCTGTCAGACGTCCCTTTGTCACTGCTCAGCAGTACCTCGAGCAGCTACAGCAAAACAACTGCAGGATGCACACCACAGACAGATGCACCACCCATCAGCTCCTCCAACATCTATCTGCCTGTGAGAATAAAGATATAACTGCAAGTTTTTCAAAGACACTGACATCTCACGATATAAACctgcttttttaaatagtgTGTGCATAATGAATGCTCATAAAACCAGCCTTAAGTGactttcctgtcattttgggATGTGCAATCAGTGTAATCATATCTGACATAAttcccctgctgcagcactgaaAATTGAGTGCCTGCTCAAAATTGCTATATTTATTAATTGCTTACCcacactcttgtttttattaagtGTGACTGACTAGTCCTCTGCTCAGGTTAAAGGTGGGTGGAGCGATGTGAAGGTATGGTCAGGTATCCTTCAGTTCAATTAACCCTGGAAGAAggttttgtttctttatataatttgaaattcaaatttcattttttgtaattggtcatacactgtgtacaaatttACTAACCTTTCAGGCCCttaaggctgaaaatgtccacctccaaaaaatgctataaaaacttaaaatacttaagaatatttttttctacttttttctgcataaaatgcCCGTTGATTACAtggtgtcactgtttttcaaagaaaaaaacccttttaaaactaattttaaatctgacactacacaacagctaaaaatgcatcaaaatcattttttcttaatctgacatatccaaggctgtgataaaaagtaatgccccagccaaaaaatatttattatatggaaagtaactacatttttgtgggtgttttttctctccataaaaaccatcagtgacattgtgcaatcaaactggcctttaaagggttaaaatgccaaaaatgtttaaacttgatgtagttttgagcagggtggaagttgtttaagaggtttatgcagaaaaaaagattaatctgtaaagtttttatcacgcttttttggaagtggacattttcagtctTAAGGGCCTGAAAGGGGAGCAAATTAAAGTGATAAGAGGGTTAAAATGGTCTACACAGTTTGGAGCTTTGCAGTTTGTAGTTTGATAGTGTGATATGGTTTAAAGCAGGGTGATGATATTGGCAGAATGATAACTTTTTTCAATATGCTATAATGAAACAGAATCACCTTTATTGGCCAAGCATGTGTAaacatacaaggaatttgaaatgttgcagtgCTGTCTTTAAACAAACAGCCCACAGCTCAAGGACAACAAAGCTGGAATGACGGTGAATTGTTGTTTCTATTGGCAGACCATGTACAACTGCATGGTCAAAACTGAACTGAGGTGAACTCTGACATGTGAATCTGCtggagaaacacaaacacacaggctgGAATCTGTCTATTGTATGGGCCGTAgttgggagagagagagagggagtaaatatactgtaatactgTCGGTCAGAAGATGGACGTGACTGTACCTTTAAGATGTAATTAGTTCCACCTGAGCAGGTGCAAAAAAGGCAAACAGGAGAGTCAGGGAAATGTGAATTAAgtccagtacacacacacacacacacacacacacacagtccttcAGATCAGCTGTGTGGGTCACCAAAGATGTACAGGACCTGAGTAAGTACCTAATGATGACTGAATTCTATTTAGCTGCTTCAATTTCAGGGTCATGGTATTTTGCATGTTAACTAACAGTCACACCATCAAGGCTTACTGGTgaaaatatttacagttttaccGTGACCTGTGTCTAAATGTAATCATTTCTTTTGTCAGTTTTTCAACTCATGTGTCACTCACTAGGCATTTCATTGTAGGTTGTAATTGAATGTGTGATGACTAGTAacttattttaccttttttaatgtttgtagttatttctatcaagttttgatattttaattaaacacaGCAATTGTAAATATTTTCAGTAACACCTGTGAATTTTCATGCTACTAAAAGTCAAAACTGGCcctttttcacacattttgacttttcttgCAGGAAATGATCCGGTGTGATTGGAAGCATTAATGACAACTGCATCCCAATGGAGCCATTGTTCTTTGCCTGAGTAAAAAACTGGCTGTATCCCAGTGTCAAGgaggatcctcaaacggctaAATTTGAAGGACACTCGACATCCgtcgaaggactgtcccaatgtccaggatgctccggaggacagagtccttcttttgcccaaattccgaggatgcatgtgggtatcctccgtgcgccccACGACCCATAATGCATTGCGCACACCAGTCTactgggagatttaaaaatggcaagCGAAGAAACAGCGACCCCGGCGGCACGATAGGAATTTACATATAGAAGTATTTCCTGTTTACActaaatatttgttatcacataacttacaaaacttgtgttcaaagtcaagcaaaacatatgcaTT
This is a stretch of genomic DNA from Centropristis striata isolate RG_2023a ecotype Rhode Island chromosome 4, C.striata_1.0, whole genome shotgun sequence. It encodes these proteins:
- the trappc4 gene encoding trafficking protein particle complex subunit 4 — its product is MVIFSVYVVNKAGGLIYQYDNYVPRAEAEKTFSYPLDLVLKHHDEKVVVSFGQRDGIRVGHAVLSINGADVLGKNTADGKDILEYLKDPSNYPVSIRFGRARLSSNEKLMLASMFHSLFAIGSQLSPEVGSSGIEMLETDVFKLHCFQTLTGIKFIVLADPRQSGIDALLRKIYEIYSDFALKNPFYSLEMPIRCELFDQNLKSALEIAEKAGNFGAGS
- the rps25 gene encoding small ribosomal subunit protein eS25; amino-acid sequence: MPPKQDKKKDSGKSKKDKDPVNKSGGKAKKKKWSKGKVRDKLNNLVLFDKATYDKLYKEVPNYKLITPAVVSERLKIRGSLARNALQELLAKGMIKLVSKHRAQLIYTRNTKGGDEEAAAEKA